A genomic region of Lachnoclostridium edouardi contains the following coding sequences:
- a CDS encoding class I adenylate-forming enzyme family protein, which translates to MIREALQKRKDQNTPAILQDEQWISYSQLAGQAAQIQALFPKENETKNRRPIAVIFLNDGADFLAALFAVLQAGWTAFPINHRLSADELSDLLRQMPVTLIITSSQLRPLCDAAASYCQTEPAVLTADHLPALSHPAPEVESPPPDTPMLLLSSSGTTGRIKLVQLSENNVAFTVRAYIKHMGYEKFQDPDPRYALGTPLFGIYGLLVTFSCILQGFPMIPMAENFTLNTFYQAVQKHKISHYDGGTLVAILMERTLGRTIPYDLSALRYLGFGGSKAPWGTLKRLSRAFPEVRFWSGYGMTEASPLIAQPYQGLPPDKLDSVGIPLPGVKVMIETEKGRTDQPNQSGEIVAQGPNIMLGYYENKKATEEILLEGWLHTGDIGYFDNDGYLYICGRKKNMILVRGFNVYPEEVETRLLSCPLIKDCFVYSKVPEPGSEIEIVCADIVPSGPDVAPEMIQDWCSGHLADYKCPKIINLKESLKKTSTGKNQRIKKE; encoded by the coding sequence ATGATCAGGGAGGCTTTACAGAAAAGAAAAGATCAGAATACTCCTGCCATTCTTCAAGATGAACAGTGGATTTCTTATAGTCAATTAGCCGGGCAGGCCGCGCAAATACAAGCCTTATTTCCAAAGGAAAACGAAACAAAAAACAGGCGGCCTATTGCCGTAATTTTCCTCAATGACGGGGCTGATTTTCTGGCCGCTTTATTTGCAGTCCTCCAGGCGGGATGGACAGCTTTCCCAATCAATCACCGCCTTAGTGCAGATGAGCTTTCCGATTTGCTGAGGCAGATGCCTGTCACCTTAATTATAACCTCCAGTCAGCTGCGGCCGCTTTGCGACGCAGCAGCCTCTTACTGTCAAACTGAGCCGGCTGTACTTACTGCAGATCATTTGCCTGCGCTTTCTCATCCCGCTCCTGAAGTAGAATCCCCACCGCCTGATACGCCAATGCTGCTTCTGTCATCTTCAGGAACTACAGGCCGCATAAAACTTGTTCAGCTGTCTGAAAATAATGTGGCTTTTACAGTTCGCGCTTATATCAAACATATGGGATATGAAAAATTTCAGGACCCTGACCCCCGTTACGCTTTAGGCACCCCTCTTTTTGGAATTTACGGTCTGCTGGTAACATTCTCCTGCATCCTTCAGGGATTTCCTATGATTCCTATGGCGGAAAATTTTACCTTAAACACCTTTTATCAGGCTGTACAAAAACATAAAATCAGCCATTATGACGGCGGGACCTTAGTTGCAATTCTTATGGAACGCACCTTAGGCCGTACCATTCCCTATGACCTTTCTGCATTAAGATATTTGGGATTTGGAGGAAGTAAGGCCCCCTGGGGTACATTAAAACGGCTCAGCCGTGCATTTCCTGAGGTCAGATTTTGGTCAGGTTACGGGATGACTGAAGCCTCCCCTCTTATTGCGCAGCCTTACCAGGGGCTGCCCCCGGATAAACTGGATTCTGTAGGGATTCCCCTTCCTGGAGTAAAGGTGATGATAGAAACGGAAAAGGGGCGGACAGATCAGCCAAATCAGTCTGGAGAAATCGTGGCTCAAGGTCCCAATATTATGCTGGGATATTATGAAAATAAAAAAGCTACTGAGGAAATTCTTCTGGAGGGCTGGCTGCACACCGGAGATATTGGATACTTTGACAATGACGGCTATCTTTATATCTGCGGGAGAAAAAAGAATATGATTCTTGTTCGGGGATTTAACGTATATCCGGAGGAGGTGGAAACCAGGCTGTTAAGCTGCCCCTTAATAAAGGACTGTTTTGTTTACAGTAAAGTTCCTGAGCCGGGAAGTGAAATAGAAATTGTATGTGCTGATATTGTTCCGTCAGGGCCTGATGTTGCGCCTGAAATGATTCAGGACTGGTGTTCCGGCCACCTGGCAGATTATAAATGCCCAAAAATCATTAATCTG
- a CDS encoding AmiS/UreI family transporter encodes MLAVCLLFVGIVLIQNGVCSLSGVDKKSAAVMNIFTGGLSLFINGVNLAQGNYYAAGTGLLFGFTYLFVAANGIFNLNPVPFAWFSIFVAVNAVIFGTFEGFLGIPEWGIQPDIRWAGIWYLWAILWATAFIEDILGKKLGKAVPVLQVAEGIITAWVPGVLMLVGKW; translated from the coding sequence ATGTTAGCAGTTTGTTTATTATTTGTAGGTATTGTTTTAATACAAAACGGCGTGTGCAGCCTGTCCGGGGTAGATAAAAAATCTGCAGCAGTAATGAATATTTTTACAGGAGGCTTGTCGTTATTTATTAACGGGGTAAATCTGGCGCAGGGAAATTATTATGCGGCAGGCACAGGGCTGCTGTTTGGTTTTACATATTTATTTGTAGCTGCAAATGGAATATTTAACTTAAATCCAGTTCCGTTTGCATGGTTTTCTATTTTCGTGGCAGTCAATGCAGTGATCTTCGGAACATTTGAAGGCTTTTTAGGAATACCGGAATGGGGCATACAGCCTGATATCCGCTGGGCAGGAATCTGGTACTTGTGGGCAATTTTGTGGGCAACTGCTTTTATAGAAGACATTTTGGGGAAAAAGCTGGGAAAAGCAGTGCCGGTTCTCCAGGTAGCAGAGGGAATCATTACCGCCTGGGTGCCTGGAGTATTAATGTTAGTAGGAAAATGGTAA
- a CDS encoding acyl carrier protein: MSVQNEIIHLIRQETPLPVSITETTDLYKDLHMDSLSYVSLLLTLEDHFGITIQLLEMEDCLVVGRIIDLVNQKIELKAREEHL; the protein is encoded by the coding sequence ATGTCTGTACAAAATGAAATTATTCATCTTATACGCCAGGAAACTCCGCTGCCTGTCTCTATAACGGAGACAACTGACCTTTATAAAGATCTTCACATGGATTCTTTGTCCTATGTCAGCCTTTTATTAACTTTGGAAGACCATTTTGGCATTACAATTCAGCTGTTGGAAATGGAGGACTGCCTGGTAGTAGGGCGTATTATAGATTTGGTGAATCAGAAAATAGAATTGAAAGCCAGAGAGGAACATCTATGA
- a CDS encoding tripartite tricarboxylate transporter permease produces MFEIGIFQVLVCIFGVVMGIIFGALPGMTSTMAVAIFLPLTYAYDMGTALYLLLGLYVGGISGGLIPAVLINIPGTPSSITTCFDGYPMAKRGEGEKALKIGIVSSLFGGIFSLIVLWLFTPVLSSIAIKFSAVEKFLLIVFALTVIAALSKGNMLRGIFAGCLGVMVSLVGVFSDNNMVRMVPGPFTISLRNGFSLLPVIIGLFAISQILEEAEMGMKKANYSLSDEKGSRFSLSLFKGQFINLIRSAGIGTFMGILPGVGGSAASILAYSQAKSFSKHPEKMGTGAVEGLVASETSNNGLTGGALIPLLSLGIPGDSTTAVLIGAFMLQGVAVGPLFIKQNPVTWNTVLVALLLSNIIMFLIMFFAIKYISKIIYIPKTRLYPVIILMCVVGAYAANNGIMFDIWAMFIFGAVGYIFNKINIPNAPFLIGFILGKDFERYFIDSLKGSDGNLAIFFTRGPLAWALWLMILASVVYAVLDNKKNS; encoded by the coding sequence ATGTTTGAAATAGGAATTTTTCAGGTTTTAGTCTGTATTTTCGGCGTTGTAATGGGAATTATTTTCGGCGCGCTGCCAGGTATGACGTCTACAATGGCGGTGGCGATTTTCCTGCCGTTAACTTATGCCTATGACATGGGCACTGCCTTATATCTTTTGCTGGGATTATATGTAGGAGGAATCTCTGGCGGGTTAATTCCGGCGGTTCTGATTAACATTCCCGGCACGCCTTCCTCTATTACAACATGTTTTGACGGATACCCAATGGCTAAAAGAGGGGAGGGAGAAAAAGCGCTGAAAATCGGTATTGTTTCATCCTTATTTGGAGGGATATTCAGCTTAATTGTGCTTTGGCTGTTTACGCCTGTATTGTCCTCTATTGCCATTAAATTTTCCGCAGTAGAAAAATTTCTCCTGATTGTATTTGCCTTAACTGTAATTGCGGCCCTGTCTAAGGGCAATATGCTCAGGGGAATTTTTGCAGGATGTCTTGGGGTGATGGTGTCTTTGGTGGGAGTATTTTCAGACAACAACATGGTGCGCATGGTGCCTGGACCTTTTACTATTTCTCTGAGAAACGGATTTTCCCTGCTGCCGGTGATTATCGGTCTTTTTGCTATTTCTCAGATTTTAGAGGAGGCTGAAATGGGGATGAAAAAGGCAAATTACAGCTTGTCAGACGAAAAAGGCAGCAGATTTTCCCTGTCCCTATTTAAAGGCCAGTTTATAAATTTAATCCGCTCCGCAGGTATAGGAACATTTATGGGAATCCTGCCTGGAGTGGGAGGAAGCGCGGCTTCTATTTTGGCTTATTCCCAGGCCAAAAGCTTTTCAAAGCACCCGGAAAAGATGGGCACAGGGGCAGTAGAAGGTTTAGTGGCCAGCGAAACCTCCAACAACGGTCTCACAGGCGGAGCTTTAATTCCCTTGCTTTCACTGGGAATTCCAGGAGATTCAACAACTGCAGTTTTAATTGGGGCTTTTATGCTTCAGGGAGTGGCGGTAGGACCTTTATTTATTAAACAAAATCCTGTTACGTGGAATACAGTGCTGGTAGCTTTGCTGCTGTCTAATATAATCATGTTCCTGATTATGTTTTTTGCTATTAAATATATATCTAAAATTATATATATACCTAAAACCAGACTGTACCCTGTAATTATTTTAATGTGCGTAGTAGGCGCTTATGCGGCTAACAACGGAATTATGTTTGACATCTGGGCTATGTTTATATTTGGAGCAGTAGGTTACATATTTAATAAAATCAATATTCCAAACGCGCCGTTTTTAATTGGATTTATTTTAGGAAAAGACTTTGAAAGATATTTTATTGATTCCCTGAAAGGCTCTGACGGCAACCTGGCAATTTTCTTTACAAGGGGTCCCCTTGCCTGGGCCTTGTGGCTGATGATATTGGCCTCAGTGGTATATGCGGTGTTAGACAATAAAAAAAATAGTTGA
- a CDS encoding collagen-like protein: MSYNYWPDGCYHPYQPTYQPIYQPTCPMNTCRLPQRGCCPQCRCPQCWGGIPGPAGEQGIPGPTGPQGIPGPMGPQGEQGPAGPQGIPGPMGPMGPQGIAGTPGIPGPQGARGISGPQGIQGLQGLAGATGSQGLQGIQGLAGLQGERGPAGPQGATGPMGPQGAQGAVGPQGPTGATGLKGETGAAGPQGATGATGLKGETGAVGPQGDRGPTAATIPFSLSNRNSSGAELSTDNTGAPNRIIYVGFGSENGYEMYLDPGEWASGVITITENKSYPASFVMPFNGTVQNFYGVFANRQSLNLDPGVILRPFMCLATGAENSLTFTVIPESIVYFPPYVSGAEIPKYTVRRTNLTGASIPISAGTLITIITGMTAEGTTTEQYMTASISGGIFVDQYSLK; the protein is encoded by the coding sequence ATGTCATATAACTATTGGCCTGACGGCTGTTATCATCCCTATCAGCCCACGTATCAGCCAATATACCAGCCGACTTGCCCTATGAATACCTGCCGTTTGCCTCAACGCGGATGCTGTCCTCAATGCCGCTGTCCCCAGTGCTGGGGAGGAATTCCAGGACCTGCCGGAGAACAGGGCATACCGGGACCTACAGGGCCTCAGGGCATACCTGGGCCTATGGGACCTCAGGGAGAACAGGGACCTGCAGGACCTCAAGGAATACCAGGACCTATGGGGCCTATGGGACCCCAGGGAATCGCAGGAACTCCAGGTATACCAGGACCTCAGGGCGCCAGGGGAATTTCAGGGCCTCAGGGCATACAGGGACTGCAAGGACTGGCAGGAGCTACCGGGTCTCAAGGGCTTCAAGGGATACAAGGACTTGCCGGACTGCAGGGAGAACGGGGACCAGCAGGACCTCAGGGGGCTACCGGACCTATGGGACCTCAGGGGGCCCAGGGAGCCGTCGGGCCGCAAGGCCCTACCGGAGCTACCGGGCTAAAAGGTGAAACAGGGGCTGCCGGGCCGCAAGGCGCCACCGGAGCTACCGGACTAAAAGGTGAAACAGGAGCTGTGGGACCTCAGGGAGATAGAGGACCTACCGCCGCCACGATCCCCTTTTCCTTGTCCAACAGAAACTCTTCAGGAGCTGAGTTAAGCACTGATAACACAGGAGCTCCCAACCGAATTATCTATGTAGGCTTTGGCAGTGAAAACGGTTACGAAATGTATTTAGATCCTGGAGAGTGGGCTTCAGGAGTTATTACTATCACGGAAAATAAATCTTACCCGGCCTCCTTTGTAATGCCTTTTAACGGCACTGTGCAGAATTTTTATGGAGTATTTGCCAACCGGCAATCCTTAAATCTGGATCCCGGCGTTATTCTCCGGCCTTTTATGTGTCTGGCCACAGGAGCTGAAAACAGCTTAACATTTACTGTTATTCCAGAAAGCATTGTATATTTTCCGCCTTATGTAAGCGGAGCCGAAATTCCTAAATACACAGTTCGGAGAACTAACTTAACAGGAGCGTCCATCCCAATTTCCGCAGGCACATTAATCACCATAATTACCGGCATGACTGCAGAAGGGACAACAACAGAGCAATATATGACCGCGTCTATCAGCGGAGGCATTTTTGTAGATCAATATAGCTTAAAATAA
- a CDS encoding tripartite tricarboxylate transporter TctB family protein: MMYAAFSLPKVPIIYSTSHMLVPKIMGVVIAALLALILITETAAKKRRGEKLKPERKKFFLPGYDKKKFWGVVVLSAVYVVLLKVIRFVPASMICIFLYGVLFEGKREKISLAVSGISAVGFTVVVWFVFGYMFNITLP, encoded by the coding sequence ATGATGTACGCAGCTTTTTCTCTTCCCAAGGTTCCGATTATTTATTCTACCAGCCATATGCTTGTGCCTAAAATTATGGGGGTAGTTATTGCAGCCCTGCTGGCGCTGATTTTAATAACTGAGACGGCTGCCAAAAAAAGGAGAGGAGAAAAACTAAAACCTGAAAGAAAAAAGTTTTTTCTGCCAGGTTATGATAAGAAAAAGTTTTGGGGCGTTGTAGTTTTATCTGCAGTTTATGTAGTTCTTTTAAAAGTAATTCGCTTTGTACCGGCCAGTATGATCTGCATCTTTTTGTACGGAGTTTTATTTGAGGGAAAACGAGAAAAAATATCTCTGGCAGTGTCCGGCATATCAGCAGTTGGTTTTACAGTTGTAGTCTGGTTTGTATTTGGGTACATGTTTAATATTACTTTGCCTTAG
- the garD gene encoding galactarate dehydratase, translating into MGERRKYVKINSIDNVVIAVDDIPKGTEIMPGLITADNIPQAHKIALQDIPKGGKVVRYGVTLGYAVNPIKKGGWINEFMLKLPVSPSLDQMEFGTNLETQLPKAPAKTFWGYKNPKGGFAGTRNILGISTTVQCVTGVLNVAVEKIKKEILPKYPYVDDVVAINHAYGCGVAINAPEAKVPVRILRNMAWHPNFGGELMVVALGCEKLTVEKLIDQEYITPENVIVLQEINGFENMVSAITEMAERKLKKLNMRRREELPLSQLFVGMQCGGSDAFSGVSANPAAGYAADLLVEAGATVMFSEVTEVRDGVYLLAARCADKQVGKRLAEEMGWYDNYLEKGEVDRSANPSPGNKKGGLANIVEKAMGSIAKSGTSPIVEVLSPGEMPEKHGLIYGATPASDIVCGPCQLASGIGLQVFMTGRGTPYGLAAAPVIKVCSRNEMQEKWPDLIDINAGPAATGEAEIQDIGLALFQEIMDVASGRKKSLAEQHKIYNDFCIFNPAPIT; encoded by the coding sequence ATGGGAGAGAGAAGGAAATATGTGAAAATAAATAGCATAGATAATGTGGTCATTGCAGTAGATGACATCCCCAAAGGAACAGAAATTATGCCTGGATTAATTACAGCAGACAACATTCCCCAGGCCCATAAGATAGCCTTGCAGGACATTCCAAAAGGCGGAAAGGTGGTCCGTTATGGAGTTACTTTAGGCTATGCTGTCAATCCTATTAAAAAAGGAGGCTGGATTAATGAATTTATGCTGAAGCTTCCTGTGTCTCCCAGCCTGGATCAAATGGAATTCGGAACAAATCTGGAAACGCAGCTGCCAAAGGCGCCTGCAAAAACTTTTTGGGGCTACAAAAATCCCAAAGGGGGATTTGCCGGCACCAGAAACATTCTGGGAATCAGCACTACAGTTCAATGTGTAACAGGAGTTTTAAATGTGGCTGTAGAAAAAATTAAGAAAGAAATTCTGCCTAAATATCCTTATGTAGACGACGTAGTGGCGATCAACCATGCTTATGGCTGCGGCGTGGCCATTAATGCTCCAGAAGCTAAGGTACCAGTACGAATCCTTAGAAACATGGCGTGGCATCCTAATTTTGGAGGAGAACTGATGGTAGTAGCCTTAGGCTGCGAGAAGCTGACAGTAGAAAAGCTTATAGATCAGGAATACATTACCCCGGAAAATGTAATTGTACTTCAGGAAATAAATGGATTTGAAAATATGGTTTCAGCAATTACAGAAATGGCTGAAAGAAAGCTGAAAAAATTAAATATGAGGAGAAGGGAGGAGCTGCCTTTATCTCAGCTGTTTGTAGGAATGCAGTGCGGAGGCAGCGACGCTTTTTCAGGGGTTTCAGCAAATCCGGCGGCAGGGTATGCGGCGGATTTGCTGGTGGAAGCAGGGGCTACAGTAATGTTTTCTGAGGTGACAGAGGTGAGAGACGGAGTTTATCTACTGGCGGCCAGATGCGCGGACAAGCAGGTGGGAAAACGGCTGGCAGAGGAAATGGGCTGGTATGACAATTATTTGGAAAAGGGAGAGGTAGACAGAAGCGCCAACCCGTCCCCGGGAAATAAAAAAGGAGGTCTGGCCAACATTGTGGAAAAGGCCATGGGCTCTATTGCCAAATCAGGAACCTCCCCTATTGTGGAAGTTTTGTCCCCGGGAGAAATGCCTGAAAAACATGGGCTGATTTATGGGGCAACACCTGCCAGCGATATTGTGTGCGGCCCTTGCCAGCTGGCCAGCGGCATTGGTCTCCAGGTATTTATGACAGGCAGAGGAACCCCTTACGGTCTGGCGGCGGCGCCTGTAATTAAAGTCTGCTCCAGAAATGAAATGCAGGAAAAATGGCCTGATTTAATTGATATTAACGCCGGACCCGCCGCCACAGGAGAAGCAGAAATTCAAGACATTGGTCTGGCTTTATTTCAGGAAATTATGGATGTGGCAAGCGGCAGAAAGAAAAGCCTGGCAGAACAACATAAAATTTACAACGATTTTTGTATCTTTAACCCTGCGCCTATTACATAA
- a CDS encoding HpcH/HpaI aldolase family protein yields MDLYYNQVKAKLKRKEQVSAAWLHMASNVSAEIMANAGFDAVVIDVEHSPVDYQTILSMCQAVKGTGTVPFARAPWNDLIALKRISDCGVMGISVPYVNTRKEAEEAVARCKYPVQGVRGIAGSPRAAGYGMNLGQYLNRANEENLVMIAIETVEGIKNLPEIMKVEGLDGIFIGPMDLSASMGMTGQIGSPEVQAKIKEIEDIVIPSEKFLATVANDAQQAKTLYDKGYNMLVMMSDAIDLAKAAQRTVNAFKEYINAKMN; encoded by the coding sequence ATGGATTTGTATTACAATCAGGTAAAGGCAAAGCTGAAAAGAAAAGAACAGGTGTCGGCGGCATGGCTGCACATGGCCAGCAATGTGTCCGCAGAAATTATGGCTAACGCAGGATTTGACGCGGTAGTAATTGATGTGGAGCATTCGCCGGTAGATTATCAGACAATATTGTCTATGTGTCAGGCAGTAAAGGGGACGGGAACAGTTCCGTTTGCCAGGGCGCCGTGGAATGATTTAATTGCTCTAAAGCGGATCAGCGACTGCGGCGTTATGGGAATTTCTGTGCCTTATGTAAATACAAGGAAGGAAGCAGAGGAGGCGGTGGCCAGATGCAAATATCCGGTGCAGGGGGTAAGAGGAATTGCAGGAAGCCCGAGAGCGGCAGGATACGGCATGAATCTGGGACAGTACTTAAACAGGGCCAATGAGGAAAATCTGGTGATGATAGCTATTGAAACTGTGGAGGGAATTAAAAATCTGCCTGAAATTATGAAGGTGGAGGGCCTGGACGGAATATTTATCGGTCCTATGGATTTATCGGCCTCTATGGGTATGACAGGCCAGATAGGAAGTCCTGAGGTACAGGCTAAAATAAAGGAAATTGAGGATATTGTAATTCCTTCCGAAAAATTTTTGGCAACAGTGGCAAATGATGCCCAGCAGGCGAAAACCTTATATGATAAGGGATATAATATGCTGGTAATGATGTCGGACGCCATAGACCTAGCCAAGGCCGCCCAAAGAACAGTAAATGCATTTAAGGAATATATAAACGCAAAAATGAATTAA
- a CDS encoding type 2 periplasmic-binding domain-containing protein — MKKTVKRMAALAMAGLMAFSAAGCSKSSNNSIEGQRVRFIIGAGSTSGDTYLAANVAVNYLNNKLDLKGKIDPIGQANALQEITTAKFKDNNTMMIFHDNTWLSVVLGVYGEEYALENMIVGPRIAESKGSCFVVSKKAPYSTLTELADWMAENPNEIVKVACESGGSSHLAFIGVYHWLKEEFGEDVAGRLKVFVAGSTETKYQALWDGNCQMIFVDLSTAEQYTKEEVEDQIAVKVAGLLTGERIEGKDYPTFAEQGIKMGDEPFDFTKEYSIFFTKDTPEEIINQVSQAMEEIGKDENYIKELRDQGYEVNVISAEENKAHMYEKREVFKEVLKDAPSLDTLTAQ, encoded by the coding sequence ATGAAAAAAACAGTAAAACGTATGGCGGCTTTAGCAATGGCAGGACTTATGGCATTTTCTGCGGCAGGCTGCAGCAAATCCTCTAACAATTCTATTGAGGGGCAGAGAGTCAGATTTATAATAGGGGCGGGTTCCACCAGCGGGGATACTTACCTGGCGGCTAATGTGGCTGTAAATTATTTAAATAATAAATTAGATTTAAAAGGGAAAATTGATCCAATTGGACAGGCCAACGCTCTCCAGGAAATTACTACAGCTAAATTTAAAGATAATAATACTATGATGATTTTCCATGATAATACGTGGCTTAGCGTTGTACTGGGAGTTTACGGGGAGGAATATGCTCTTGAAAACATGATTGTAGGTCCAAGGATTGCGGAAAGTAAAGGTTCCTGCTTTGTGGTCAGCAAAAAAGCGCCGTATTCAACATTGACAGAGCTGGCTGACTGGATGGCAGAAAATCCTAATGAAATTGTAAAGGTGGCCTGCGAGTCAGGCGGAAGCTCTCACTTAGCATTTATCGGGGTATATCATTGGCTGAAGGAGGAATTTGGAGAAGATGTGGCAGGCCGCCTAAAGGTATTTGTGGCCGGCTCTACAGAAACAAAGTATCAGGCCCTGTGGGACGGAAACTGCCAAATGATTTTCGTGGACCTTTCTACAGCAGAACAGTATACGAAGGAGGAGGTAGAGGACCAGATTGCTGTAAAGGTGGCAGGCCTTCTGACCGGAGAAAGAATAGAGGGAAAGGATTACCCTACCTTTGCAGAGCAGGGGATAAAAATGGGAGATGAGCCGTTTGATTTTACAAAAGAATACAGTATTTTTTTCACAAAAGACACACCGGAGGAAATCATAAATCAAGTAAGTCAAGCAATGGAAGAAATAGGGAAAGATGAAAATTACATAAAAGAATTAAGGGATCAAGGCTATGAGGTAAATGTTATTTCAGCAGAGGAAAATAAAGCTCACATGTACGAAAAACGAGAAGTGTTTAAAGAGGTATTAAAGGACGCCCCGTCCTTGGACACATTAACAGCACAGTAA